A genomic segment from Aegilops tauschii subsp. strangulata cultivar AL8/78 chromosome 1, Aet v6.0, whole genome shotgun sequence encodes:
- the LOC109746854 gene encoding squamosa promoter-binding-like protein 9 has translation MDASDSGGGGAAADAGEPVWDWDNLLDFTIPEDDSLLLPWDDPLGIEGDPTNEGALLPAPPPPQPVEAEPAPPPPSPPAEAGGSRRGVRKRDPRLVCPNYLAGIVPCACPELDEMAAAAEVEEVAAEALAGPRKKPRAASRGSSGAVVKIGGAGGGSGVAGRGGAAEMRCQVPGCEADIRELKGYHKRHRVCLRCAHSSAVMIDGVQKRYCQQCGKFHILLDFDEDKRSCRRKLERHNKRRRRKPDSKGTLEKEIDEQLDLSADGSGNGEIREENIDGASCDMLETVLSNKVLDRETPVGSEDALSSPTCTQLSLQNDRSKSIVTFAASAEACLGAKQENAKLTNSPVHDSKSAYSSSCPTGRISFKLYDWNPAEFPRRLRNQIFEWLSSMPVELEGYIRPGCTILTVFIAMPQHMWDKLAEDTANLVRNLVNAPSSLLLGKGAFFVHANNTIFQVLKDGATLMSTRLEVQAPRIHCVHPTWFEAGKPIELLLCGSSLDQPKFRSLLSFDGEYLKHDCCRLTSRGTFGCVKNGAPTFDSHHEVFRINITQTKPDTHGPGFVEVENVFGLSNFVPILFGSKQLCFELERIQDALCGSSKYKSANGEFPGITSDPCEHWKLQQTAMSGFLIEIGWLIKKPSPDEFKNLLSKTNVKRWICVLEFLIQNNFINVLEMIVKSSDNIIGSEILSNLESGRLEHHVTAFLGYIRHARIIVDQRAKHNEETQLQTRWCGDSVSDQPSLGTSVPLGKENVTASDDFCLPSTNAECEEEESVPLVTNEAVSHRQCCPSEMNARWLNPALVAPFPSGVMRTRLVATVAVAAILCFTACVAVFHPDRVGVLAAPVKRYLFRDCPPWHHSGC, from the exons ATGGACGCCTCCGActccggcgggggcggcgcggcggccgaTGCGGGTGAGCCCGTCTGGGACTGGGACAACCTCCTCGACTTCACCATCCCGGAAGACGATTCCCTGCTCCTCCCGTGGGATGACCCCCTCGGGATCGAGGGCGATCCCACCAACGAGGGGGCGCTGCTCCCTGCCCCGCCTCCGCCGCAGCCGGTGGAGGCGGAGCCGGCGCCACCGCCACCGTCTCCTCCTGCTGAGGCCGGGGGAAGCAGACGCGGCGTCAGAAAGCGCGACCCGCGGCTGGTGTGCCCGAACTACCTAGCGGGGATTGTGCCCTGCGCGTGCCCCGAGTTGGATGAGATGGCGGCAGCCGCGGAGGTCGAGGAGGTTGCCGCGGAGGCGCTTGCCGGCCCTAGGAAGAAGCCCAGGGCTGCCAGCCGGGGTAGCAGCGGGGCTGTAGTCAAAAttggtggtgctggtggtggcAGTGGAGTGGCTGGCCGTGGGGGAGCAGCAGAAATGAGGTGCCAAGTGCCGGGTTGTGAGGCGGATATACGGGAGCTGAAAGGGTACCACAAGCGGCACCGGGTGTGTCTGCGTTGCGCGCATTCTTCTGCCGTCATGATCGACGGCGTCCAGAAGCGCTACTGCCAGCAGTGCGGCAA ATTCCATATATTATTAGATTTTGATGAAGACAAAAGGAGTTGTAGAAGAAAGCTGGAGAGGCATAACAAAAGAAGACGAAGGAAACCTGATTCAAAAGGCACATTGGAGAAAGAGATAGATGAACAATTGGATTTGTCAGCTGATGGTAGCGGTAACGGTGAAATAAGAGAAG AGAATATAGATGGCGCTAGCTGTGACATGCTTGAGACTGTTCTTAGCAACAAAGTTTTAGACAGAGAAACACCGGTGGGATCTGAAGATGCCCTTAGTTCTCCAACTTGTACACAACTCAGCTTGCAAAATGACCGAAGTAAAAGCATAGTGACTTTTGCAGCTTCTGCTGAAGCCTGCCTTGGTGCAAAACAGGAAAATGCTAAACTTACGAATTCTCCGGTGCATGACAGCAAGAGTGCTTATTCATCCTCA TGCCCCACAGGACGCATTTCGTTCAAGTTGTATGACTGGAATCCCGCAGAGTTTCCTCGGCGTCTACGTAACCAA ATATTTGAGTGGTTGTCTAGCATGCCTGTTGAATTGGAGGGCTACATTCGTCCTGGTTGTACAATTTTAACTGTATTTATTGCAATGCCACAACATATGTGGGACAAG TTAGCAGAAGATACAGCAAATCTTGTCAGAAACTTGGTAAATGCTCCGAGCAGTCTTCTATTGGGTAAAGGGGCCTTTTTTGTTCATGCCAATAACACAATATTTCAAGTATTGAAAG ATGGAGCAACATTGATGAGTACCAGATTAGAGGTACAAGCCCCCAGGATCCATTGTGTTCATCCAACATGGTTTGAAGCAGGAAAGCCTATTGAACTACTCCTTTGTGGAAGTTCTCTTGATCAGCCTAAATTCAG atcacttctatcatttgATGGAGAGTACTTGAAGCATGATTGTTGCCGTCTAACGTCTCGTGGAACCTTTGGTTGCGTGAAAAATGGTGCTCCTACATTTGATTCTCACCACGAAGTTTTCCGGATAAACATCACTCAAACCAAGCCGGATACTCATGGACCTGGTTTTGTGGAA GTGGAAAATGTGTTTGGGCTATCAAATTTTGTCCCTATCCTTTTCGGTAGCAAACAGTTGTGTTTTGAACTAGAGAGGATACAAGATGCTCTTTGTGGTTCTTCCAAGTACAAGAGTGCAAATGGAGAGTTCCCTGGTATTACTTCTGATCCTTGTGAGCATTGGAAGCTTCAACAAACTGCAATGTCAGGATTCCTGATAGAGATTGGGTGGTTAATAAAGAAGCCTTCTCCAGATGAATTTAAAAATTTACTGAGTAAAACAAATGTTAAGAGATGGATATGTGTGTTGGAGTTCTTGATACAAAACAATTTTATCAATGTTCTTGAAATGATTGTGAAATCATCGGACAACATCATAGGCTCTGAGATTCTTTCTAACCTGGAAAGTGGGCGGTTGGAACATCATGTCACAGCATTTCTTGGGTATATAAGACATGCTCGAATCATTGTTGATCAGAGAGCTAAACACAATGAAGAAACACAGCTTCAAACAAGGTGGTGTGGTGATAGCGTTTCAGACCAGCCAAGCTTGGGCACTTCTGTGCCACTTGGTAAAGAA AATGTCACTGCCAGTGATGATTTCTGTTTGCCCTCAACCAATGCCGAGTGTGAAGAGGAAGAAAGTGTGCCGCTTGTGACTAATGAAGCTGTGTCACACAGGCAGTGCTGCCCCAGTGAGATGAATGCTAGATGGCTTAATCCCGCCTTGGTTGCTCCTTTTCCAAGTGGTGTGATGAGAACGCGACTCGTCGCGACTGTGGCAGTGGCTGCTATATTGTGTTTCACGGCCTGTGTTGCCGTGTTCCACCCAGATAGAGTAGGGGTGCTTGCAGCTCCAGTAAAGAGGTACTTGTTTAGGGACTGCCCACCATGGCACCATAGTGGATGTTAG